In Homo sapiens chromosome 11, GRCh38.p14 Primary Assembly, one DNA window encodes the following:
- the INPPL1 gene encoding phosphatidylinositol 3,4,5-trisphosphate 5-phosphatase 2 isoform X5, producing the protein MTGMPQMGRMRSPRCPRALAPPAFLPPLGPAVPCQLLRLPQLQLLRGTISSRDGAEVLGQVSRTSTDFLTPPQSAPNGLSTVSHDYLKGSYGLDLEAVRGGASHLPHLTRTLATSCRRLHSEVDKVLSGLEILSKVFDQQSSPMVTRLLQQQNLPQTGEQELESLVLKLSVLKDFLSGIQKKALKALQDMSSTAPPAPQPSTRKAKTIPVQAFEVKLDVTLGDLTKIGKSQKFTLSVDVEGGRLVLLRRQRDSQEDWTTFTHDRIRQLIKSQRVQNKLGVVFEKEKDRTQRKDFIFVSARKREAFCQLLQLMKNKHSKQDEPDMISVFIGTWNMGSVPPPKNVTSWFTSKGLGKTLDEVTVTIPHDIYVFGTQENSVGDREWLDLLRGGLKELTDLDYRPIAMQSLWNIKVAVLVKPEHENRISHVSTSSVKTGIANTLGNKGAVGVSFMFNGTSFGFVNCHLTSGNEKTARRNQNYLDILRLLSLGDRQLNAFDISLRFTHLFWFGDLNYRLDMDIQEILNYISRKEFEPLLRVDQLNLEREKHKVFLRFSEEEISFPPTYRYERGSRDTYAWHKQKPTGVRTNVPSWCDRILWKSYPETHIICNSYGCTDDIVTSDHSPVFGTFEVGVTSQFISKKGLSKTSDQAYIEFESIEAIVKTASRTKFFIEFYSTCLEEYKKSFENDAQSSDNINFLKVQWSSRQLPTLKPILADIEYLQDQHLLLTVKSMDGYESYGECVVALKSMIGSTAQQFLTFLSHRGEETGNIRGSMKVRVPTERLGTRERLYEWISIDKDEAGAKSKAPSVSRGSQEPRSGSRKPAFTEASCPLSRLFEEPEKPPPTGRPPAPPRAAPREEPLTPRLKPEGAPEPEGVAAPPPKNSFNNPAYYVLEGVPHQLLPPEPPSPARAPVPSATKNKVAITVPAPQLGHHRHPRVGEGSSSDEESGGTLPPPDFPPPPLPDSAIFLPPSLDPLPGPVVRGRGGAEARGPPPPKAHPRPPLPPGPSPASTFLGEVASGDDRSCSVLQMAKTLSEVDYAPAGPARSALLPGPLELQPPRGLPSDYGRPLSFPPPRIRESIQEDLAEEAPCLQGGRASGLGEAGMSAWLRAIGLERYEEGLVHNGWDDLEFLSDITEEDLEEAGVQDPAHKRLLLDTLQLSK; encoded by the exons ATGACCGGGATGCCTCAG ATGGGGAGGATGAGAAGCCCCCGCTGCCCCCGCGCTCTGGCTCCACCAGCATTTCTGCCCCCACTGGGCCCAGCAGTCCCCTGCCAGCTCCTGAGACTCCCACAGCTCCAGCTGCTGAGAG GTACTATCTCCTCTAGGGATGGGGCAGAGGTGCTGGGACAGGTCAGCAGGACCTCCACTGACTTCTTAACCCCTCCCCAAAGTGCTCCCAATGGGCTGAGCACCGTCTCGCACGACTACCTGAAAGGCAGCTATGGGCTGGACCTGGAAGCTGTGAGGGGTGGAGCCAGCCACCTGCCCCACCTCACCCGTACCCTCGCTACCTCATGCCGGAGGCTGCACAG TGAGGTGGACAAGGTCCTGTCAGGCCTGGAGATCCTGTCCAAGGTGTTTGACCAGCAGAGCTCGCCCATGGTGACCCGCCTTTTGCAGCAGCAG AACCTGCCACAGACAGGGGAGCAGGAACTAGAGAGCCTGGTGCTGAAGCTGTCAGTGCTAAAGGACTTCCTGTCAGGCATCCAGAAGAAG GCCCTGAAGGCCCTACAGGACATGAGCTCCACAGCACCCCCAGCTCCGCAGCCATCCACACGTAAGGCCAAGACCATCCCCGTGCAGGCCTTTGAG GTGAAGCTAGATGTGACCCTGGGTGACCTGACCAAGATTGGGAAGTCACAGAAGTTCACGCTGAGCGTGGATGTGGAGGGTGGGCGGCTGGTGCTGCTGCGGAGACAGCGGGACTCCCAGGAGGACTGGACCACCTTCACGCACGACCGCA TCCGCCAGCTCATTAAGTCCCAGCGTGTCCAGAACAAGCTGGGTGTTGTGTTTGAGAAGGAGAAGGACCGGACTCAGCGCAAGGACTTCATCTTTGTCAGTGCCCGG AAGCGGGAGGCCTTCTGCCAGCTGTTGCAGCTCATGAAGAACAAGCACTCCAAGCAGGACGAGCCCGACATGATCTCAGTCTTCATAGGCACCTGGAACATGG GAAGTGTACCACCTCCAAAAAACGTGACATCCTGGTTCACATCGAAGGGTCTGGGGAAGACCCTGGACGAGGTCACAGTGACCATACCCCATGACATCTATGTCTTTGGGACCCAGGAGAACTCAGTGGGCGACCGCGAGTGGCTGGACCTACTGCGCGGGGGCCTCAAGGAGCTTACGGATCTGGATTACCGCCCG ATTGCCATGCAATCACTGTGGAATATCAAGGTGGCAGTGCTGGTCAAGCCAGAGCACGAGAACCGTATCAGCCATGTCAGTACGTCCAGTGTGAAGACTGGCATCGCCAACACCCTGG GGAACAAGGGGGCTGTGGGCGTCTCCTTCATGTTTAATGGCACCTCATTTGGCTTTGTGAATTGTCACCTCACCTCGGGAAATGAGAAGACGGCTCG GAGGAACCAAAACTACTTGGACATCCTGCGGCTGCTCTCGCTGGGCGACCGGCAGCTCAATGCCTTTGACATCTCTCTGCGTTTCACACACCTCTTCTGGTTTGGGGACCTCAACTACCGCCTGGACATGGATATCCAG GAGATCCTGAACTACATCAGCAGGAAAGAGTTTGAGCCCCTCCTCAGGGTGGACCAGCTCAACCTGGAGCGGGAGAAGCACAAGGTCTTCCTTCGATTCA GTGAGGAGGAGATCTCCTTCCCACCCACCTACCGCTATGAGCGGGGTTCCCGGGACACATATGCCTGGCACAAGCAGAAGCCAACTGGG GTCCGGACCAATGTGCCCTCATGGTGTGACCGGATTCTGTGGAAATCCTACCCTGAAACTCACATCATCTGCAATTCTTATG GTTGCACTGATGACATCGTCACCAGCGACCATTCCCCCGTGTTTGGGACATTTGAGGTTGGAGTTACCTCCCAGTTCATCTCCAAGAAAG GGCTCTCAAAGACTTCAGACCAGGCCTACATTGAGTTTGAGAGCATCGAGGCCATTGTGAAGACAGCCAGCCGCACCAAGTTCTTCATCGAGTTCTACTCTACCTGCCTGGAGG aatACAAGAAGAGCTTTGAGAATGATGCCCAGAGCAGTGACAACATCAACTTCCTCAAAGTGCAGTGGTCTTCACGCCAGCTGCCCACG CTCAAACCAATTCTGGCTGATATCGAGTACCTGCAGGACCAGCACCTCCTGCTCACAGTCAAGTCCATGGATGGCTATGAATCCTatg GGGAGTGTGTGGTTGCACTCAAATCCATGATCGGCAGCACGGCCCAACAGTTCCTGACCTTCCTATCCCACCGTGGCGAGGAGACAGGCAATATCAGAGGCTCCATGAAGGTGCGGGTGCCCACGGAGCGCCTGGGCACCCGTGAGCGGCTCTACG AGTGGATCAGCATTGATAAGGATGAGGCAGGAGCAAAGAGCAAAGCCCCCTCTGTGTCCCGAGGGAGCCAGGAGCCCAG GTCAGGGAGCCGCAAGCCAGCCTTCACAGAGGCCTCCTGCCCGCTCTCCAGGTTATTTGAAGAACCAGAGAAACCGCCACCAACGGGGaggcccccagccccaccccgaGCAGCTCCCCGGGAGGAGCCCTTGACCCCCAG GTTGAAGCCAGAGGGAGCTCCTGAACCAGAAGGGGTGGCGGCCCCCCCACCCAAGAACAGCTTCAATAACCCTGCCTACTACGTCCTTGAAGGGGTCCCGCACCAGCTGCTGCCCCCGGAGCCACCCTCGCCTGCCAGGGCCCCTGTCCCATCTGCCACCAAGAACAAAGTGGCCATTACAGTGCCTGCTCCACAGCTTGGGCACCACCGGCACCCTCGTGTGGGAGAGGGGAGTTCTTCAGATGAGGAGTCTGGAGGCACACTGCCCCCTCCAGACTTTCCACCTCCACCACTGCCGGACTCAGCCATCTTCCTGCCCCCCAGCCTGGATCCTTTACCAGGGCCAGTGGTCCGGGGCCGTGGTGGGGCTGAGGCCCGTGGCCCACCACCTCCCAAGGCCCATCCAAGGCCTCCACTGCCCCCAGGCCCCTCACCAGCCAGCACTTTCCTGGGGGAAGTGGCCAGTGGGGATGACCGGTCCTGCTCGGTGCTGCAGATGGCCAAGACGCTGAGCGAGGTGGACTATGCCCCTGCTGGGCCTGCACGCTCAGCGCTCCTCCCAGGCCCCCTGGAGCTGCAGCCCCCCCGGGGACTGCCCTCGGACTATGGCCGGCCCCTCAGCTTCCCTCCACCCCGCATCCGGGAGAGCATCCAGGAAGACCTGGCAGAGGAG GCTCCGTGCCTGCAGGGCGGGCGGGCCAGCGGGCTGGGCGAGGCAGGCATGAGTGCCTGGCTGCGGGCCATCGGCTTGGAGCGCTATGAGGAGGGCCTGGTGCATAATGGCTGGGACGACCTGGAGTTTCTcag TGACATCACCGAGGAGGACTTGgaggaggctggggtgcaggACCCGGCTCACAAGCGCCTCCTTCTGGACACCCTGCAGCTCAGCAAGTGA